GAGACGTCCCTCTTCCAGAAGAAGGTCCGGTGGGCAGACAGCTTCGTTCTGGTCTACAGCATCTGTGACAGGGCCAGTTTCAACAGCGTCAGCAGGCTCATCCAGGCCATCAAGTCCACCAAAGACTACCTCGAGGCTGATAAGCCGCCCATAGTGATCGTGGGCAACAAAAGGGACCTGCACCACCGGCGGACGGTGCTGAGCGAGGAGGGCCGGCTGCTGGCTCTCAACACAGACTGCCACTTCTACGAGGTGTCAGCAGCTGAGAACTACCACAGCGTGCTCATGGTGTTTCACGGCCTGGTGGACAGGATGAAGGACGCCAAGCTGACCACCAAGAGGCCTCTGAGGTTCAAGGGCATCGTGAAAAGCATGTCTGCAGTGTTCGCCAGGAGACGGACAGACTCGTTTTAGGGCAGACGAGGAGGGAGCTGTCGATGAAGCTGCAAGAGAGAGGTCATGCCTTGATGGATATCATTACGATCTGTCAGTAAAAGATTACCACGTGTCACGTCACTGTGCCAAAGGTAACACTGAAGGCCCCAGAGGCACAAAGAACTGGGAGCTAGTTTCACTAGGAAGTGCATAAGGAAGAAGGAAGGCCATTAAGCTTCAGAAAACACGGACACTGAGCAGAGATTACAGATGTTTTCTGCACTTCAAGATACACAAAACtgatataaatgaaataaagtggTCCTTATACAGACTCGTCATGTAACATGCTATAGTGAGCAGCAATGAATGCATTGTGCTTAAGCTGTAGACTATATTTTACCAAATGTGGCTTCAGATTAGAAGATTCTATGCACAGATTAAATATGCCTTTTATTTATGAC
This window of the Acanthochromis polyacanthus isolate Apoly-LR-REF ecotype Palm Island chromosome 8, KAUST_Apoly_ChrSc, whole genome shotgun sequence genome carries:
- the si:dkeyp-59c12.1 gene encoding ras-related and estrogen-regulated growth inhibitor-like protein, with the translated sequence MEANIVVLGTESVGKSALTVRLLTRRFIGEYGDIESIYSHSFIADGREITLNIWDSPYSEDSCVETSLFQKKVRWADSFVLVYSICDRASFNSVSRLIQAIKSTKDYLEADKPPIVIVGNKRDLHHRRTVLSEEGRLLALNTDCHFYEVSAAENYHSVLMVFHGLVDRMKDAKLTTKRPLRFKGIVKSMSAVFARRRTDSF